The nucleotide sequence TTTTACCTGATGGTCAGAGAGCACATGAAGAACTAAAAGTTATACGAAACGTCATATACTTTTTGCTAAAATCCTCCGTTCTAATACCCAAATTAACCAAATACCAAAAACATGTCTGGAGAAGGAATTTTACAAATGTTCGGTTTTTTATTACCGGCGGTAGTCACTGGCGTTGTGGCCTTTTACTTTTTTAAGATGCACACCAAGAACGAAGAAGGACGTAGACGATTTCTTTTGCACAAAGACTCGCAGAAGAACACTATTCCGGTTCGCTTACAAGCCTATGAACGTATGGCCCTTTTTCTTGAGCGCATCGCCATACCGAGCCTCGTGGTTCGCGTGGCTCCAAAATCATCCGATAAAAATGCCTACGAGAGTTTGCTGATCAAAAGCATAGAGACCGAGTTCGAACACAATCTATCACAACAGATATACATGAGCGATGAGTGTTGGAACGTTATCAAGGCGGCAAAAAGCGCTACGGTACAAATGATCAGAAAAGCGGCCATGAGCGAAACCGAATCGGCCGACAAACTACGGGAAGACATCTTAACGGAAACGATGGAAAAACAATCACCTTCTGGTACCGCACTCTCTTTTATAAAGAAAGAGATCAAATACCTTTGGGAGTAAATTAATTAGTATCCTTTCAATCTAATAGTTGACCACTGGGCATTTTTTTGTTCAGTGGTCTTTTTTTTATAACACTTCGCCTTTTTCGGGCTCGATCTGGTTGAGTTCCGTATTCTTGTATTTTGCGAAATTATAGCCACTCTCCCACCAGACCGTCATTTTTTCCTTATCGAAAATAAGGGAATTTGTAGTGAGCACGGTCGGGGTATAATAAAAATTGATAATGGCATCGTTATGCTTGGCGACGTATTTACCGATCCTTATATTTTGATGCTCGATACGATCAAGCATATATTCGAACATGGTGGTAAGCAAGGAAAAGGCATTACGTGACGGCAAGCGGTTCAGATGGCTCACCTCGGTCTGCAAAACAATGACATCGACCTCTTTGGCCCCTCGTTTTATGGCTTCCTCTATCGGCACCATATTCCCAAGGCCGCCATCGGCATATTCACAGCCGTTCTTGCGCACCAAACTCATAAACGGGGTGTAGTTGCACGAAATCCATATCCACTCACAGAACTCTTCGTAACTGTAGTCGTTTATACTCTTGTATTCCACTTGATTTAGGGAAAGATTGGAGACCGTTGCAATAATTTCCTTTGGGCCCTGCTTTAAAATTTCAAACTCCTCTACCGTCAAGGTCCTTTTAATCAGTTTTAAAAGATTTCGGCTTTCCCCGAAGGTCTTCCTTCCCTTATAAAAATTCTTCAGCACATTCCAGTGATCGATACCGATCGTGTGTACCCCGTGCTTCTTTTGTATGGTAAAGGGGCAATTGCTAAAAATACTGTGCTGGTTCACCGAGGTATACACCTCCTTGATCTTTTCGATTTTCTGAAGGGCCAGATGCGAAATAAGCAAACTGCCCGTAGACGTTCCCAAAAACAGGTCGTACTTGTGATGGAGTTCCTCCATAAGGTATTGCGCTACGCCTCCTGCAAAAGCGCCTTTACTACCTCCGCCCGATATGACCAATGCCCTCATGATTTAGTTTAGTTTGGTGCTAATATAACGTGTTTCCTCTTGGTTTAGTTTCCCTACCAATTTTTCAATACGGGTTTTATACTCTTGATCTTCCAAAAGTTGACCGATTAGGCCCCGTGCATACTTTTTAAATTGCCAAGAGTGATGGTTTGTAGCATTTATAAGATTGGCCAGTCCCTCATCGGTAAAACCTATTTCCCGCAAATACTGAAAAGCTCCGATACGCACTTCCCAACCCTGCTCGGGCGAAGTGTAAGCGGTCAATTCCGCAAAGTATTTCCGGGTGTTTTCCGCCTCATATCCTTCAGTAGCCACGGCAAGGAACAACCACAGTAAGCGGACGTTCTTGTTCGGTAGGCCGATCACTTCCTTCGTCGCATCCAAATAGGCCTTACGGCTCTCGGGAAAAGACGACCAAAGCTTGAACAGGGCCAACTCTTGGGTTATATAACTCGTATCGTCCAATAATTTTTCCGCACTTTCCTTATGGATACTTGAAATTTGGTCGATCAGCTGAATAGCTTTTTGGCGGACTTTTAACTGAGGATGATCGAACAAAGGGGCAAACCGATCTTTGTCTAAAATCTCTTGGGCCAGTTCATCTACCAGGGCTTCTTTGTACTGTACCGGCCTTTCCGCCTGTAATTCCTTTTCCAAATCCTTCAGTTCGTGTCCCGACCCAAGAAAGGCGGACAGGGCTTCGTTTTTATCCATAAGGTAGGTCTTGGCTTCGTCCCATGGAAATTCGGAGGACTCTAACCATTTTACCCTAAACCCCTCTAAGTTTACGGCTGACGCCCGTTCCATTTCCCTTAAGAAATCGTCGATTGTTACATTTTTAAATCGATGGGTGTTCAAATAATCGGAAACTCCTTTTTTAAAAGGCTTATCCCCTACCAATTCCCTGAGCATCACCAAGGCCCAAGCCCCCTTTTCGTAAAACGTGGCGCTACTGGCTTTAGGGTCGACCAAGGCTTGCCCCTTGCCGCCTTCGCTGATTTCACGAAGTTCCTTGGCCGTATCGAATAATTTCCAATAGAAATGGTCATCACCAAAAATTTTCTTTTCGGCCAAATAGGCATAGTAGGTAGCAAAGCCCTCTTGCAACCAATGATGGCTTCCGTCTTTTTCAGTAACCAAATTACCGAACCACTGGTGCGCCAATTCGTGGGCATTGACATTGACGTAGTTCTTATCTACAAAGGCCGTAGCATCTATGACATATCCATCGGAAAAAATCGTGGCCCCCGTATTTTCCATCCCTGCGTAAAGAAAGTCCCGAACCGGAATCTGCTTGTAATCCTGCCAAGGGTAGGAAACCCCTATTTCATCCTCTAAAAAATCAAAAATCCGTCGGGTATGGCGATAAGTAGGTTCAACCCTTGCACTATCCTGCGGATAGAAATAATTTAGAATGGGAACTCCCGTTGAAGAGCTCAGTTCTTGCTTGCTATAATGGCCGATGGCAAAAGCCAAGAGATAGCTACTCATGGGGTTTTCCATATCGAAAAGCCACACAGGCCTACCGTTCTCGCCCTTAGAGACCGACAGCAACTTACCATTTGCAATTACCTCGTAGGTTTGATTCGCCTGAATAGCCAAGTCGAACTCGACCTTTTCGTTCATATCGTCAAAACTAGGCAGCCAATGACTGGTGTACTTGCCCTGACCTTGCGTCCACACCTGTTCGTTCCCTTCTATTTTATCGCCCCAGCCCAAAAAGTAAACGGTTTGCCTTGGTTTGGCCACATAGGCTATCGTAAGCTCGTGGGATGTATCCTTTTTTAGTTTTTTACGAATGGAAATCGTCTTATCGGTTGCAATGAAATCGACTTGCTTACCGTTCATCTCTACTTTTTCAAACCTCATATCCTTGGCATCGAGAAAGACCGAATCTACATTTTGAAGCACCTTAAATCGATAGACCACCCTCCCTATGATCTCTTTATTCAAAGGAACGGGTTCTATATATACATCGGCACGAACAAAGTCGACCTTATCTTGATGCTGCCCAAAGGAAAAAGAAACAAAACCGAAAAAAAGAAGTAATAAAAAGTATCTCATGAAATTTTAAGAACAAATAGTAGACCAAATTTAATGTTTTAGTTTGTCGCAATTGCACCTATCACCTATTTTAGTCCCATGAACGCTAATTCACTTCAGACACCTATTGTATACCTAAAAGGTGTAGGCCCCAATCGGGCCCAAACCTTGCAGTCTGAATTGGGTATACATACGTTTCAAGATTTACTGAATCTTTTTCCCAACCGTTATATAGACAAAACCCGTTATTACAAGATAGGCCAACTGCAGCGCAGCAATGCAGATGTGCAGATTATCGGAAAGGTGGTGCACATCAAAACCGTGGAGCAAAAAAAGGGCAAACGCCTTGTTGCCAGTTTTGTCGATGAGACCGGCGAGATGGAGCTGGTGTGGTTCAGGGGACAAAAATGGATCAGGGAAAATTTAAAGCTGAACACCCCATATGTGATTTTCGGAAAATGCAATTGGTTCAATGGCAAGTTTTCTATGCCCCACCCTGAAATGGAACTTTTAAAAGACCATGAGCAAGGCCTTAAGGTGTTGATGCAACCCGTGTATCCATCAACCGAAAAACTCAACAACAAAGGAATTACCAACCGGGTAATAAGCAAACTGGTACAACAAATATTCATTGAAACCAAGGGAAAGTTTACCGAGACCCTTTCGGAAAAATTGATGTTCGAGCTAAAGCTTATCCCCAAGAGCGAAGCCCTGTTCAATATTCATTTTCCAAAGAACCAAGAGCTATTGGCCAAGGCCCAATTCCGATTAAAGTTCGAAGAGCTGTTCTACATTCAGCTTCAATTGATTGCCAAGAACATGCTGCACAAGCAAAAAATAAAGGGCTTTAACTTTGACCAAGTAGGAGTGCTTTTTAACGATTTTTACAAAAACCACTTGCCTTTTGAGCTTACGGGCGCCCAAAAGCGGGTCATCAAGGAAATTCGGGCCGATTTAGGAAGCAATGCCCAAATGAACCGTCTTCTACAGGGCGATGTAGGCTCAGGAAAGACCATAGTCGCCGTAATGACCATGCTCCTGGCCATTGACAACGGTTTTCAGGCCTGCCTTATGGCCCCCACTGAAATTTTAGCGAACCAACACTATACCGGTATCGTAGAGCTTCTGGAAGGTACGGGCATCAACTGCGCCCTATTGACGGGCTCGGTAAAACAGGCGCACCGGCGTCCGATTCACGAAAAACTGGAAAGCGGCGAGCTCAACATTATAATAGGTACCCACGCCCTACTGGAGGACAAGGTGAAATTTAAAAATTTAGGACTCGCCATTGTAGACGAACAGCATAGGTTCGGTGTGGCGCAGCGATCCAAGCTTTGGCACAAGAACCAGATTCCGCCCCACATACTGATCATGACGGCAACGCCCATTCCCCGTACCTTGGCCATGAGCCTTTACGGCGACTTGGATGTTTCCATAATCGACGAGCTGCCTCCGGGAAGAAAACCCATAAAAACCGTACATCGGTACGACAGCAACCGCTTAAAGGTTTTTCAATTTATACGGGACGAAATAAAAAAAGGGCGTCAAATCTATATCGTATACCCCCTCATTCAAGAGTCAGAGGCCTTGGACTACAAAGATTTAATGGATGGATACGAAAGTATTGCGCGCGACTTCCCCCTACCCGATTACCAGATTTCCATTGTACACGGACAAATGAAGCCGGCGGACAAAGACTATGAAATGGAACGCTTCGTAAAGGGAGAAACCCAGATCATGGTCGCCACTACGGTTATAGAGGTAGGCGTAAACGTCCCCAATGCCTCTGTGATGATCATAGAGAGCGCCGAACGATTCGGTCTATCACAACTCCACCAGCTGCGGGGTCGTGTGGGCCGGGGAGCCGACCAGAGTTTCTGTATCCTTATGACCGGGCACAAATTATCTACCGAAGCCAAAACCCGATTACAGACCATGGCACATACCAACGACGGCTTTGAAATTGCCGAGGTCGACCTGAAGTTACGTGGCCCTGGCGACATCATGGGCACCCAACAAAGCGGCGTACTGAATTTAAAGATCGCCGATATCGTAAAAGACAATGATATTCTTAAAACGGCCAGGTACCATGCCATACAACTATTAAAAGACGATCCTGGCCTTGAAAAACCGGAAAACATGGCCATTAGACACACTTATGCCCAGCTGGCGAAATACAAAAATATCTGGAATTACATAAGCTAGCATTCCGTTTCATATAACGCCA is from Zobellia galactanivorans and encodes:
- a CDS encoding patatin-like phospholipase family protein, with product MRALVISGGGSKGAFAGGVAQYLMEELHHKYDLFLGTSTGSLLISHLALQKIEKIKEVYTSVNQHSIFSNCPFTIQKKHGVHTIGIDHWNVLKNFYKGRKTFGESRNLLKLIKRTLTVEEFEILKQGPKEIIATVSNLSLNQVEYKSINDYSYEEFCEWIWISCNYTPFMSLVRKNGCEYADGGLGNMVPIEEAIKRGAKEVDVIVLQTEVSHLNRLPSRNAFSLLTTMFEYMLDRIEHQNIRIGKYVAKHNDAIINFYYTPTVLTTNSLIFDKEKMTVWWESGYNFAKYKNTELNQIEPEKGEVL
- a CDS encoding M1 family metallopeptidase; protein product: MRYFLLLLFFGFVSFSFGQHQDKVDFVRADVYIEPVPLNKEIIGRVVYRFKVLQNVDSVFLDAKDMRFEKVEMNGKQVDFIATDKTISIRKKLKKDTSHELTIAYVAKPRQTVYFLGWGDKIEGNEQVWTQGQGKYTSHWLPSFDDMNEKVEFDLAIQANQTYEVIANGKLLSVSKGENGRPVWLFDMENPMSSYLLAFAIGHYSKQELSSSTGVPILNYFYPQDSARVEPTYRHTRRIFDFLEDEIGVSYPWQDYKQIPVRDFLYAGMENTGATIFSDGYVIDATAFVDKNYVNVNAHELAHQWFGNLVTEKDGSHHWLQEGFATYYAYLAEKKIFGDDHFYWKLFDTAKELREISEGGKGQALVDPKASSATFYEKGAWALVMLRELVGDKPFKKGVSDYLNTHRFKNVTIDDFLREMERASAVNLEGFRVKWLESSEFPWDEAKTYLMDKNEALSAFLGSGHELKDLEKELQAERPVQYKEALVDELAQEILDKDRFAPLFDHPQLKVRQKAIQLIDQISSIHKESAEKLLDDTSYITQELALFKLWSSFPESRKAYLDATKEVIGLPNKNVRLLWLFLAVATEGYEAENTRKYFAELTAYTSPEQGWEVRIGAFQYLREIGFTDEGLANLINATNHHSWQFKKYARGLIGQLLEDQEYKTRIEKLVGKLNQEETRYISTKLN
- a CDS encoding DUF7935 family protein — translated: MSGEGILQMFGFLLPAVVTGVVAFYFFKMHTKNEEGRRRFLLHKDSQKNTIPVRLQAYERMALFLERIAIPSLVVRVAPKSSDKNAYESLLIKSIETEFEHNLSQQIYMSDECWNVIKAAKSATVQMIRKAAMSETESADKLREDILTETMEKQSPSGTALSFIKKEIKYLWE
- the recG gene encoding ATP-dependent DNA helicase RecG: MNANSLQTPIVYLKGVGPNRAQTLQSELGIHTFQDLLNLFPNRYIDKTRYYKIGQLQRSNADVQIIGKVVHIKTVEQKKGKRLVASFVDETGEMELVWFRGQKWIRENLKLNTPYVIFGKCNWFNGKFSMPHPEMELLKDHEQGLKVLMQPVYPSTEKLNNKGITNRVISKLVQQIFIETKGKFTETLSEKLMFELKLIPKSEALFNIHFPKNQELLAKAQFRLKFEELFYIQLQLIAKNMLHKQKIKGFNFDQVGVLFNDFYKNHLPFELTGAQKRVIKEIRADLGSNAQMNRLLQGDVGSGKTIVAVMTMLLAIDNGFQACLMAPTEILANQHYTGIVELLEGTGINCALLTGSVKQAHRRPIHEKLESGELNIIIGTHALLEDKVKFKNLGLAIVDEQHRFGVAQRSKLWHKNQIPPHILIMTATPIPRTLAMSLYGDLDVSIIDELPPGRKPIKTVHRYDSNRLKVFQFIRDEIKKGRQIYIVYPLIQESEALDYKDLMDGYESIARDFPLPDYQISIVHGQMKPADKDYEMERFVKGETQIMVATTVIEVGVNVPNASVMIIESAERFGLSQLHQLRGRVGRGADQSFCILMTGHKLSTEAKTRLQTMAHTNDGFEIAEVDLKLRGPGDIMGTQQSGVLNLKIADIVKDNDILKTARYHAIQLLKDDPGLEKPENMAIRHTYAQLAKYKNIWNYIS